In the Manis javanica isolate MJ-LG chromosome 12, MJ_LKY, whole genome shotgun sequence genome, GCCAAAGTGGCAAAGCCTTGATTTGACCCCAGGCACATTTGCTGAAGTAATACTGTTCTGGAGAAACCACACCGCACTGTAGTCAGAGGCATAGGCGCTCCCCCAGGTGCGCAGCTTGGCCCCCCCCCACGTGGGTGAGTGGCCTGGGCTGGCTGCTACACCTCCTCCTTGTCTCCCTCCTGTGCACTGAACTTAGTGAGTGCTTAGCCCACAGGGAGTTAGGAGACCGGTGGGGGTTATATATAAGTCAGCTGTGTACTGAGGTGCACCTGGAAAGTTTAGAATGGATCTTGGAAGATAGTGACCACCCTGTAGGTTTCTGCTGCTGGTAACATTAACAGCCACCTTAAGCCTTGAAACCCAGTGATCCCTTCTTACCAACTTGAATTTACCTAGGAGCAAATGGAGGTTTagaaagagattaagtaacttgctcaggtTCTGCTAGCCAGTCAATAAATGGTGGGAGTCCCAAATGCGGTGTTTACCCCGGTACTTAGGGCTGCTTTATACATAGAATGTATAGATTGCCCTCAGAAAGCACTTGTATGGGTTAGAGAGGTTGTCCTTGGAAACCTACTCTTTCTGTCTACGTGGCATGTAGATGACCTTacgtatattatatatgtataatatatgtacGTTTGGGGGAACAGTGCCTTGGTATATGTATGCTCCTAGTTGCCATTTAGCTCCAGCTTGATGCAGTTTTACAAGCTGCTGCTTATTAGGTAGGAGAGATTTTTGTctagtcttgatttttttttttaaacctttaacTTCACAAAGATCAAAATCAACAGAATATCAGAAATAGGGCTTGATTTTAGTATTATATCTTTCTTTTgcctttggttttctttgggtacaGATAGAACAGAATCAACGTTTGAgattacttaaatttttatttcatttcttttccgaAGGATTGAGAATTTGGGGTGGAGGACtagtaaaggaaagaaacaaaagacaaattcAGGTATTTATTGTCACATTTTATTGCCGACAGCTTTGCCATGGAGAAATATTTGATGTGAACAAGAGTGTGTGGGAACTTCCAGAGGCCACCACGGGGCACTTGTTCCCAGGTTTCCTCACCTGAACTACTGTCTTCCTGTTTTTAAGTATTTCCGGAGAGACTTTTCTTCTGCTTGTCAAGTGCAAGAGGAGCCATGCGATGCTCAAGCTTACACCCTTTCTGTCCCATTTGTCCTCTGCCATTGGGTGAGGGGCTCTCAGAACAGGGCCCCACGTGCAAAGCTGGGCCAACGGGACAGACCTCTCCCAGGCCCAGCTTCAGCCCCAGCAGCAAGCTTACTTTGTTGGGCCCAGAAAAGACCAAATCCAGTTCcttctagaaaagaaaaatgctttttctccTCTGAAAAGAGAAATTTGGAGAGGGTGTAGCATGCAGGTTTGTGCTACTTCCCTTCCTTACCAAACTACCTTTCAAAACCCAGGTGTGGGGTTTTTCTCCCCCAAATTTATTGATGGACTGCAGCTAGGCATCTGGCACCTTCGTTGTAGGTGTAAGAACAGCTTGTCTTCCTACTGTGGAGTCTTTTGCGATAGGAACTTTTGTAAGGAAATCTGATATTCTCTTATTCATCGCTTCTCAGCTGAGGTACCTGCCCCCAAGAATGAAACATCAGGGTTAGTGTTCCGAAGTAATTCACAGCAATTCTGAAATCAAATTTCTTCCTGAATAATTATTTTAGTATAATACATTCAGTTATACAAGTGTTAGAAATACATATAATTACCTAAAATTAACCTGACTTCTATAGTTGCTAATGGTATTTTAGTATTATGTGATCCTTTATAATACACATATTTAGGTACTGACTTTACCCTCTTTACCCTAAAGGGACAGCCCTTACCCATGTCCGCACTCGTGCATGGCTAGGGTGATTCCTAAAGGATGTTAGCCAGTCTGGCATCTTGAAATTCTCGAATTTCACTGAGGAGAGCCCGTTTATCACATTGATTATGATCATTAGTGAGGCCAGTGGCATAGCATAGGCTCTAGAGAGAATAACCGACTGCCCCTCAGGCTGGCTCCACGCGCACGGCGTCACCCGCAAGATCACAGAAGGCCCCCCAAGGGTCTTGAATTTCTGAATTCTGCCTGCTGATCTGACAGTTCTGTGCTATTGTGTTGGTTTTATGTTGCCGCCATACGCAGCTGGGTCAAGCCCTTCCACCGTGCCTTTGAAGTAGCAGCTCTGGGTACACTGGGGAAGAAAGCAGTTCCTTCCTAAGGGGAAACTCTACCATCTATGTGTTGGGAGTCTTGAGGCCTTTAACCAGAAGGTCCTGGAGGAGAAGCCTCGTGAAACTTCTATAGCAAAGGAAGATGGGAAGGGTGGCTACTTCACAGTGGCTTTGAAATGTGTCATTACTGACATGAGTGTGTCTTCATCTGCTTCCACACTTTGAGGACTTCCCTGTGAAGACGGTCAGCAGGAAGGACAGCCCCGAGCAAGCCCCCGCCAGAGGTCCCAAGCAACTCCGCACACGAGTCCTGGGAGTGGGTGAGTGGCCCCTGTGCTAGAAAGCGGGTGGGAGGGACACGTGTCTCTGCTATAACATGTGAAGTCTAGGTTCCACACTGTGGCTTTTTCtaagagtattttaaaaactaaagcagCGTAGAGGGCGTGGTTACTTCCTTCTGAGCTCCCTGCAGCAGCTGTCCTGCTCGGTCATATCCGTGGTCTTGACACGAACAGCACTCAAATGTCCTTGAATAATGAATGCGCATACCcgatattttttaactttctgcaAAACAATAAAATGCAATCTTAAGCCCTTAATAAGACTGGAGGTTCTCCCTGAGGATGGTGGTATGCGCCCCTAACCCCCATGATGCGTCTCCTGCCTCTGCCgccctcctttccccttcttggaggggctcctctccctcccctccacccgtCTTGCTGCCTGGACCCTGGCCTGTTTGCCAGAAACCCACCTACCACCCActttctctctcccacccctcctaGGCCCTGGGATGCCCCACCAGTGGTCAGCATGCTCACGTTTCTCCATAAACACACCGAGCATACTTTGTGGGCCCCCTTGGCCCCGCTGCCTCCCTTTGCTCAGCGTTCCTTTTACCACACTTGAAGGGCCACGCTCACTGCCTCCACGCTCTCACCTTCCAGGTCCTCCACAGCCAGTTCTGTTTGGCTCCAGACTGTGCTGGAAGGTGGAACTATCTGTGATGTGGGGGTTTTATCATCACCCTCCAGGTGGCATTTACAGCTTCTTGAAATTCTGTGCCTTCTGGGTTCTCCTCCCCCTCAGCCTCCTCCCCACTGCCAGCCCACCTCCCATCCCCATTCAGTGCCCTTTCTTGAGAATTGGTCTGAGCCCCTAACTCTGGCAGAACTCCCAGCCCAGGTACTGTCTACATGTGTCGGCTGCCTAGTAGCTGCTCTTGAACACCTTGTCTGAACTCTGCATATCTGAACTGAAAGAATCAACCCGGCTGACTCGCCCTCACTGTCTCTCGTGTAGAATGAGCCAGAAGTCCAGCCCCTCCCTCGTGCCTTACGTGCACTGTCACTGTCCTGTGAGCTTTGCCACCTGCCATCTCATGTCCCCCTGCCCCTGAGCCCCCACAATACCAGCTCCTGTCACCGCCTGGCTCACcctgccctgccagcacctttGAATGTGCAGATCTGGTCATGTCACTCCTCTGTTTAGAGCCCTGcagtggcttcccattgctctttGGATAAAAAGCAGAATCCAGACCATCCCTGACCTGCCCACAGTCTTCACTGCCCCCAGGAGGCCCCCTGACCTCAGATCAGAGCAGACGCCCACATCTACCTCAGCTCTGTACACCTGGCTTTTCCCCTGCAGCAGCTGAACACCTGTGTGATTGCATCAAAGACACCCGTTTCCTGGGGACCCCGGCCCTCCGCAGCCCttgtccccatccccacccttgaGGAGCACTCCTGTTTGCAGGGTTCTCTGGGTTACTAATCAGGACAGTGACAGGCGGCCGTTTCCTTGTTAAAGGAGCACACCTGAAGCCTTAGGCATTTTTACTATAGAACATACTCAAGTGATTAAAGAAGCCACCCTTGCGAGAAAAATGCAAACTTTCTTAAAAGTTCTGATATAAgacttcctctttaatttttagaTTCCAGCCACACTGATGTTGATGCAACTTTATACCAGGAAGACCTGGTTGCTGGGGCCCTAATGGTAAGACCAGCCTTTTGTAATGAAGGGGCAGAGTCGGAGCTTGGGGTGGGGGGCTAGTGCCCTTCCCCTTTACCTGCGCCTCTCTCTAAGTCCTCTTCTGAGGGCTGCTCTTTGCTCATACTGCCCCTGAAGTCTTTGTCCCCTGTTCATGTCCCCTAAGGCAGCAAGTCATTCCTTTTGTCTAACGCTTGCCCACCATTACTGTCCCCGGTTCAAGCCTGATTTACTGACTTTAGGTAGGTACCGGATGGCATTCCTAGTTCGCTGTGGTTCCCGGCCTGCCCTTACCCATGATGGAGCCCACAGAGTGGAAACTGGTTCTAAGTCTGTCTTTCCCTGTAGAGGCGATGCCATAGGAAGGTGTTCTAGGAAGAATTTCCAGGTGGGCCATTGAAAGCCCATGTTGTCACGAGATCCCATAGGCTGCTGCTGCCCTGCATCCATCTCCCAGAGCACATACGGGGCCCAGGAACCAGCTGTCTCCTTAGAGGAGTTGATTCTCACCTTTTCCTTTGGGATAAATGAGAACACAGACAATATAATCCGCTGGAGCAACCTACCTGGCCTGTATCACCTGCCGGGATGGTTAGCGTGTGATTTTCCTCTAAAACCACTGTGCTTGTGTGGAgtttgcccacatgtgtgtgacTTTCAGTGTCTAGAATAAGGTAGTGAccctgaaggaggaaagaggtaCCTGTTGAAGTAGTGCACGCAGGCGGAACGAGGGAGAGCTAGGCGGCCCTGACAGTAAAGAGCTGGGGTTTCAGCCCTCCCCGCAGAGTGTCTCCCCTGGGTGCATCCCCAGTCCCTGACTCAGTCCCACTGCAGTGCTGAGGTTGATACCCCCTCTCTCCAGACGAGGGATGCAGAGGCCACCAGGCTTGCCTCCTGAGTCAAGCAGTGAACTTCCTTTCTTATAAACACTGATTGGAGTCAGTTCTAGTAGTTGGGTCCTGAactcacttaaaaatattcacattgtTTAACTTTTATTCTGTTCCAATAATGCTGTTGCAAACCTCCTCAGtcttgtgttttttgtctttttaatttcttttggattGTTACCACTGGATAAATTCCCTAAAATCAGACTCCTGGGTCAGGTGGATTTTCAGAGGAGGTGGACCGCTTTGTACTAAGAGTACGAAGTGAAAGAGTAACTGAGGGACTCTCCCTTCACAGATGTGTCCATTAATGAGCTTGCCAGTTTGTTCCAGATTTCAAGTCCTATCCATACCCAAAAACTCAGAATACTGACTTCTCTTTGGTATCAGCCTGCAGTGCCTCGGAGCCCTTTGAAAAATGAGTTAAGAAGGAAATACTTGACCCAAGTGGATATACTGCTACAAGATGACAGCTGTTTAGAGGTAATCTGCTTCCCGGGATAAATCTTTATATAATTCACTCACAGCGTAGACATGCCTGGGGATACAGGTAATCAGGTTTCATTCACTCTCTGCTAAGCCTGTGAGGTGTTCGGGTGATTGTTCCCTACCGTTTCATTCACAGGCTTGCAGACTTCTCATCCTGAGTAAATGCTCCAGTCTGCTGGGGTAGCACCATCAGGGAGGCTGGCGGGGTGTGCCCTCCGTTACCCACTGTTCTGTTCTGGGATGGCGCATAGAGATCTAGTAGGGCCCCCGCCCATGGAGGGTTTTAAGCTCCATGAATAGAGAGGCTCCCCCATCCTGCCCTCCCCGGTGTGGCCAGGCCCGCAGTGGCAGGGTGACTGCCCACCTGCCCCATGGGCATGCCACGAGGTGTGGTGACGCCCGCTCAGAGGTGGGCCGCCCCTCCGGCCCTGTCCCAGGCAGGTGCCCTCCGCATCCCACTGCAGCCAGCTTCCTGGAGCGTGGCCTGAAGAACAAAATGATAAATCTGGGGCTTCACATAGGATGCCAACTCTTTAGTTTTCCAAGTTCTGTCAACATCTTTTCATAAAATGAAGGACATTTTAATCCAAATAACTACAAAGTACCTGTTCTGGCATAACTAATTCATCTCCAGCAGCAAACTTAAGAGGAACATACGTGTTCTTGTTATACTGCTGACTGGCAAAGAGTCTGTATCTAAGGACCACTGAATCTGGATGAAGCTTTCTCCTTTGTCCTAAAGCAGTAAGTAGTGCCCCCTGGGTGCTCTGCCAGCCGGGGAAGGAGGGGGTTGGTTAGGCAGGGCTCTGCCATCTCATGGAAATGGTGGGCTTCCTCTGCTGCTGTCCAGCTGGCCCTCAGGGGTCTTGCTGTCAGAGTGCAgtggtggaggaagaaaagccacagatCCCCTGGGAGTTCCTGGCAGACGCAGGGCAGTGGTGGCACTCTGTGCCATGCCCTGGAGGCCACATGGACAAGCTCCCAGACTTTACTAAGACACCTCTTCCCGCCACTGCCAGGAGCCCAGCTGGCCACTGTCATTGTGGGTATACTCGTCACTGCTGCTGCCAGGCTCGGTGCACAGTCTGCCTGAGGGGGAGCAGCTCCTCACACCACCCTGCGGGGCATGGTGCTGGGGGAGAACCATCTTGGGGCGCCCAGAGTCTGCGCCTGGCAACTCCTGTGTTAATGTCGTTCGCTTTGATTTCAGTGTACTGATTTCAGAGACGGAAAGGATACACCTGTCACCCTGCCCCCTGCATTGGCCTCGCCTGCCCATCCTGCCCAGGGTGAGTGTGACATGGAAACCTTGTGTGCACTGTGTCCGTCCTCCCTGGGAGAGCCACACTGCTCAGCACAGCCACTGAGCACAGCACCCCGCACCTGGGCACACCTGCTCCCTTGCTGGGCACATTTCATCCATGTAAACTGTTAAGGGACACCTGTGTTCCATAGGCAAAtcgttaaaatttttttaatgaactgcttttttcttctgaGACTGGCCTGTTAATTGCTATTTAGCTCTGTGTCCCAAcccactcatttaaaaatacttggatCTCCAGAAACAGGACTCATAATCAACACTTTTCACCTATGTTTAACAgtcaacattttgccacattttcttaatcatacacacacacacagagtgtaTGTGTATTAGCATTCATTTGTATTACCCCTAAATCGTCACAAGCATCTCCTAAGAAGGGTAATTTGCCTATAAAACTTCAGTGAATTTGGCACATGCCAGAAATCTCATATTGACACAACACAGTTTTACCCTGTTGTGCTGGTGAAGCCCTTtgtggcttttttgtttgtttaaccaGTTCAGGATCCACACAGACATCACCCGTGCGCTAGCTGCCTGGGTCCCGCAGGACTCCCGTCCCGCCCACCGCCTTTCCCCTCACTGACTGGAGTGATGGTGGCCTGCCCTCTTGTAGAATGCCCCTCATTTGGACCTGATTGTTTCCTTGAGGTTAAGCTTGTGTTAACATTTTTGGCAAAAATACTGTCTTAGTGGCATTGTGTCTTTGGACACCCCGTTGGTCTGTTCCCTTAGTCTGGGCACCTAGCTGAGAAAGGACCTGCCAGATTTCTCCCTGTGAAAGTGCCCTTTTCATCATCTGTGAGTAAGCCCTGTGATTCCCTTTTCCCCAGAAACCCCACACCCTGTGGGTTTAGCACCCGGTCGTGACTGGCCTGAGCTGGGGCCTGCAAGCCGGGCCTCTTGTGGTTCGGCCATTCCCCCTGTGGGCATTCACTGGCATTCTTCTATAAAGAAGAGCTAtctcccttcatttctttcttgtttcctttttttgcttCCTTTAGCTCCCcacatgcttttttttcttttttaacttttctagAATTAATAAGAATTCATGGGCTTTTATTTAATTCATGTGTTAGAATCCTTTCCCAGTATTTGGTTTGATGCTCAAGTCACCCCAAATTTAGCCTGAAAAAGCCCCTTTCACTCTGGCTTCTCTGTGTCTGCTGACCTGTCCCCATCAGCTCTGGAGCACTTAGCTCCCCAACCCCGATTCCGTAGTTGCCTCCACCCCCGGTTGTCACCAGCACCAGTAACTTACCTGGCCAGCCATGCACCACAAAGTAATTTCAGAATCTTAGCACCTGTTACCATTTGCTCAACAACCTGCTAAAGAAGGTTCAAGAACTCTGAGCAGCTCTTATCCTCAGACAATAACCCACTGAGGATGCATGTTCTGAGAATTGTGTTCAATGTTATTTgggttctgttttctctttcagttgTTATCAATCTAATTTATAGTTgagttcatttttctgttctgCATCACTTTTAGAGTTATTCCCATCCGTGTtggtttcattgtattaagtacatacaaaattaacacgccCAAGCCAAGGCTGTATAAAGAGGTGTGTTCAGGAGTCTTagcctgccccacccacccctgtAGGTGAAGAGTGTCATTATCTTCGGGTTTCTGATTAGTCTTCGAAAAGGCAACCAACTTCTAAGCCATCACATGGGGAAGGAAGGCTTCTTTGGGGAAGCTCAGGTGGAGAGTAGAAATTTAATTTTGAGAACCAGAAGGAAATCTCTGAGAAGAGTCTACTCCCAaatatttgtggggtttttctcTTGTTGTTTTTCATAtcgcttaaaaaaagaaattctggtcATGATCCAAGCTTCCATTCTGTGATCTCTGCATCAGGATGGTTTTGAGTGGTAACACCTCtttgcctttgtgtgtgtgtgtttttctccaGGACACTGTGCTGGTGTTTCTGGAAAGAGTCCTGGAAGCCCAGTGAAGCCGGCTTCATCTGTGAGAGAGTTTATTCCTTCACATCCTTGCTCCACAGACCTGGCCGTTGTGCCTAGAAGTGATAGTCTCTCCTTACAAGGGGCCAGTGGTGACAGCTTCTCAAGCAGCCAGTCCTTTGAGGCCGACATCTGCAACGTGACGATCAGCGACCTTTATGCAGGCATGCTACACTCGATGAGCCGGCTCCTGAGTGTGAAGCCGTCGTGCATCATCTCCACCAAAACATTCATCGTTCAAAACTGGCACTCGAGGAGGAGGCACCGGTGCAAGAGCAGAATGAACAAAACGTACTGCAGAGGCGGCAGGCAGCCCCGCAGGAGTTCCCAGGACGGCCTTTCCCTCTGTTCTGAGCCAGTGAAAGAGGTGGAAGCACTAAGAGACTGCAAGAACTTGCCGGATGCTTTTGGCCATAACACAGGTTTAAAATTGAGAAAAGCTTTTCCTGAAGCAGACAAACCCCAAATCCATAAATTAGATACAAGTTGGAAGGAGCTTAAGGAAGCTCCCCAGACACTGACTTATGTAGACTCCAGGGCTGTGCATCATCCTGATCAGGAAAATAGATATCTGACATTAAAATGGTTGATTTCTCCTGTGAAAATAGTTTCCAGACCGAGAATACTGTCAGACAGGGGAGGGACTCATTATAGGGAGATCGAACTCAGATTTGATAAGCTTCATCAGGAATATTGCCTGAGTCCCCGGAAGCAGCCTGCCCTGGCTTACCGGCCCTACTCCTTGGCTATGGATGTGTACAGAGGAGGTCCTGCAAGCCCTGGGGTCCCCCAGGGGTTCGAAACCTACAGGCCAAGTAGACCTTCCATCAGAGCAAAAGCTAAGAGGTTAAATGAAGCTTTGGAAAACCTGGACCCAAGAGCCCCCGAAGTGGGCGGTCACCTGCCAAAGAGAGGTTCCTCTCCCTTGTCATCAGAGACCGGCCCTGCGCAGGGCCTAGGCCGCTCTGAGCGGATAGCTGACCTCTTCCAAGGGAACAGTCTCGGAATATTTAGAAAGTCACTATCACCCAGAAAAGCTATTTCAGTACCCAGGGCACAGTCTCCGGGCATCAGAAGAGATCGTTACggtgaaatcaaagaaaaatttgaCAAGCTTCATCAAAAGTATTGTCAAAAATCCCCTGTGCAGATGAAGGTGCCTTTAGGTACTGGAGCGTC is a window encoding:
- the HJURP gene encoding Holliday junction recognition protein isoform X1 is translated as MEGEGLGDDALLRKLRNSRRSFQRRMQQLMEKYNQPFEDAPLVHMSTLTYETPQGLRIWGGGLVKERNKRQIQDFPVKTVSRKDSPEQAPARGPKQLRTRVLGVDSSHTDVDATLYQEDLVAGALMPAVPRSPLKNELRRKYLTQVDILLQDDSCLECTDFRDGKDTPVTLPPALASPAHPAQGHCAGVSGKSPGSPVKPASSVREFIPSHPCSTDLAVVPRSDSLSLQGASGDSFSSSQSFEADICNVTISDLYAGMLHSMSRLLSVKPSCIISTKTFIVQNWHSRRRHRCKSRMNKTYCRGGRQPRRSSQDGLSLCSEPVKEVEALRDCKNLPDAFGHNTGLKLRKAFPEADKPQIHKLDTSWKELKEAPQTLTYVDSRAVHHPDQENRYLTLKWLISPVKIVSRPRILSDRGGTHYREIELRFDKLHQEYCLSPRKQPALAYRPYSLAMDVYRGGPASPGVPQGFETYRPSRPSIRAKAKRLNEALENLDPRAPEVGGHLPKRGSSPLSSETGPAQGLGRSERIADLFQGNSLGIFRKSLSPRKAISVPRAQSPGIRRDRYGEIKEKFDKLHQKYCQKSPVQMKVPLGTGASLDKASVVQYQKEDFLGKFHLHSGIRKLPSSPQQSTESPLGLTPVEVHPSPCFALTVSQGHQSPAKRCRLSDPPMYGQRANSPDSSCVPGRALSRPGEEPGLQHNWEEKREEQPIFQNGREK
- the HJURP gene encoding Holliday junction recognition protein isoform X2 encodes the protein MQDFPVKTVSRKDSPEQAPARGPKQLRTRVLGVDSSHTDVDATLYQEDLVAGALMPAVPRSPLKNELRRKYLTQVDILLQDDSCLECTDFRDGKDTPVTLPPALASPAHPAQGHCAGVSGKSPGSPVKPASSVREFIPSHPCSTDLAVVPRSDSLSLQGASGDSFSSSQSFEADICNVTISDLYAGMLHSMSRLLSVKPSCIISTKTFIVQNWHSRRRHRCKSRMNKTYCRGGRQPRRSSQDGLSLCSEPVKEVEALRDCKNLPDAFGHNTGLKLRKAFPEADKPQIHKLDTSWKELKEAPQTLTYVDSRAVHHPDQENRYLTLKWLISPVKIVSRPRILSDRGGTHYREIELRFDKLHQEYCLSPRKQPALAYRPYSLAMDVYRGGPASPGVPQGFETYRPSRPSIRAKAKRLNEALENLDPRAPEVGGHLPKRGSSPLSSETGPAQGLGRSERIADLFQGNSLGIFRKSLSPRKAISVPRAQSPGIRRDRYGEIKEKFDKLHQKYCQKSPVQMKVPLGTGASLDKASVVQYQKEDFLGKFHLHSGIRKLPSSPQQSTESPLGLTPVEVHPSPCFALTVSQGHQSPAKRCRLSDPPMYGQRANSPDSSCVPGRALSRPGEEPGLQHNWEEKREEQPIFQNGREK
- the HJURP gene encoding Holliday junction recognition protein isoform X3; its protein translation is MPAVPRSPLKNELRRKYLTQVDILLQDDSCLECTDFRDGKDTPVTLPPALASPAHPAQGHCAGVSGKSPGSPVKPASSVREFIPSHPCSTDLAVVPRSDSLSLQGASGDSFSSSQSFEADICNVTISDLYAGMLHSMSRLLSVKPSCIISTKTFIVQNWHSRRRHRCKSRMNKTYCRGGRQPRRSSQDGLSLCSEPVKEVEALRDCKNLPDAFGHNTGLKLRKAFPEADKPQIHKLDTSWKELKEAPQTLTYVDSRAVHHPDQENRYLTLKWLISPVKIVSRPRILSDRGGTHYREIELRFDKLHQEYCLSPRKQPALAYRPYSLAMDVYRGGPASPGVPQGFETYRPSRPSIRAKAKRLNEALENLDPRAPEVGGHLPKRGSSPLSSETGPAQGLGRSERIADLFQGNSLGIFRKSLSPRKAISVPRAQSPGIRRDRYGEIKEKFDKLHQKYCQKSPVQMKVPLGTGASLDKASVVQYQKEDFLGKFHLHSGIRKLPSSPQQSTESPLGLTPVEVHPSPCFALTVSQGHQSPAKRCRLSDPPMYGQRANSPDSSCVPGRALSRPGEEPGLQHNWEEKREEQPIFQNGREK